DNA sequence from the Callospermophilus lateralis isolate mCalLat2 chromosome 2, mCalLat2.hap1, whole genome shotgun sequence genome:
CTTTCAATTatttaattctttaatttttaaaattttctttgcaaTGTTTTATCATTTTGAGTACAGCCTTGcaaatattttgttaaatttatctccaaatattttatagtttgccattgtaaatgatatcattttcatttttaattcatatgtaataattatatattaaatttttctttccaataatTTATTTTGTATGTAGAAATAAGGTATATTTTGTACAATAATTTTGTATCCTGTTATCTTGCTAAACTCACATATTAATATTAGAAGCTATTTAGATCCTTTAGAATTTTCAACATATTTGATCATGTTATTATGAATAATGACTTTATGTATTCCCTACTAATATAAAtgccttttattattttcttcttcccaTTTTCACACTGATTAGGACCTCCAACacaatgttgaataaaagaagCCAGGAACAGTGGTTcacgcctctaatcccagtgccttgggaggctgcgacaggaggattgcgagctcaaagccagcctaagcaatttatcgaggcacttagcaactcagtgagactctgtctctaaataaaatataaaaaaggactggggatgtggcttggtggttaagtacccctgggttcaatcctcagtaccaaaaaaaaaaaaaaaaaaagttgcgagAGAAGACATGTTGTCTTGCCTTGACCTTATGGTAAAATGTGTTCAACATTACACCATTAACTATGATGTCAGTTGTGGAATTTTCATAGATGTCCTCAGACCAAGCTGAGGATGTTATTTTCTATGAATTCTGTTTGTATAGGATACTTTCAGTGAGTATAGAATTCTAAGCTAGAGATTTTTCCTTTTAGCATTGTGAAGATGCCATCCCATAGTCTGTTGGCTTCAATAGTTCTTGTTGAAAAGACAGCTGTCAGTCCTATGTTGCTATATTAAACAAAGTGAATCTCACTTTCTCTATTTTTCAGTTATTCCTTGTATCTTTAGTTTCCAGCAGTTTGACTCTGCAATAATGTGcttccttttgttgttgttgttttgttttgttttagtttgtttttgtgTTGTTTGGCCTAGAATTTGTTGAGCTTCTTAAATCTATGAATTGACCTTTTAGAGTCAGTTTGGAAATTTCTCAGACATTATCTTTATAcaaagtgtttctttttttctttttttctttttctggtactggggactgaacccataagtactttatcactgagctaaattcccattccttatttttttaattttgaggcagggtctcactaaactgcttaggatctctctaagttgctgagactagcctgggacttgtgatcctcctacctcagcctgctAAATCACTGGAATTGCagccatgtgccaccacatccagctgtcTAAATTGTTTCTGCATCACTCTCTTTCTTTTCTACTATTGGGACTCATTAAGTACACATTAGAACTTTATGCTAGTTCCTATAATCATttttatccccaaatatttttccTCCTGTGATTTGATTtggatattttctgtctttcAGTTCATTCATACTTTCTTATTTATAACCATCTAAAAAATTCTGAAGTTTGCACACTATATTTTTAATTATGGaacattcatttctttttctttgttttttttttgatagttccaaattctgtctttaaattctctgattcttacatattgtctcttttttcttctttcctttaaaaattattaataatagtATTTAAATTTTCTGGCTGATAATTATATCTGAATCACGCACATCTGTTTctactctctcttcctcttcttgttTTTGCTCACTgacttgtttgcttgtttgtaacCATGCATCACacttttaagaaatatttgtttatttatttacttatttattattagagctttatagttatacatagtagttgggttcatcccaacaaactcaTACCTCTATGGAAATTGAATTTGGTTCATAAtcctcccttttctttcccttcctccctcccttctcccattagttcatttgcccacttattgatttgggttattattatttattgttgttaagtttttgagttcttttatattctggatattaatcccctattgGAGGGGTAGctggccaagattttctcccattctgtatacTGTCTTTGCACTCTTAATCAttctctttgctgtgcagaagctttttagcttaatggcatcccacttattgattcttgattttatttcttgcactgtgtgggtcttgttaaggaagttggtacCAGCACCAATATGATGGAGTGCtgactctatgtttttttttttcctagcagtTGTAAAGTTCCTGGTATAATTCCTAAGTCTGatcagttttgatttgaattttgtgtagggtgagagataggggtctaatttaatttttctaaatatagccatccaattttcccagcaacatttgtttaaaaggctgtctttcTCCGAGATGTGTTTTTGCAAGCCTCATACCCTTTGATTGGGTACTAGacattgaatatttttaaaaaaataaatttctggatAACTTATTCTCCTCCAGAAAGAGTTGTATTCTTTCCAGCAAATAGTTCTAATGGTTTGTCCTTGTGCCTTGGTTTTAGATTATGactcatttatttccattttcctttttcttttggatTTGGTCCTTATTCCTAGAGCCTGGTATACCCTCCACTCAAATGGTGCTCCCCAACCCATGAAAACAGCTGACTGATTCTCTAGCATCACATGGCTGTTAAACTCTTTCTGCAGCTCCTTGGCCTCCCAGCTGCTGCATTTTTCTGGATCTTTCAAGTATTTCCCTGTATTTACATAATTTAGAAGTTGGTCAATGACTTAAGGGAATTTATACACCAATTTTGGCATTCCTTCTCTGCAGTGTCTTCTTTTCCAGGAATTTGACTCTAAACTTTCATTCACTTTGGCAACCCAAATTCAAACCTGTTTATCTTCGGCCCAACAGGACTTCTGTTTCCTAATTGGACTCTATTTTCCCATCTCACAGATTGGGAAGTGCCCTCAGGTGAAGAACTGGGGACATATGGAACTCCACCTCTTGGGGCTCCCTCCTCCCAAGGACTGAAGTCTTGAAGGCCTGCCCTGGGTTCTCTCCAGAGCCTTGAAActgttgttttatatattttgtgcagctttgcaggttttttttttttttcgcatAGTTTAATCCAAACAATCCTGCTTCTCTACCATAGCCCAAACTTTAAAATCCTCTTAAGTTTTTGAGTAAACTATTGATAGGAGAATCACAGTCTCCTAGGATTTTAGCATAAATCCATGTTTTGTTCTGTAGATAGCCATCTTTTGAGAAATTATTCCTAATCTTGGTGCAGACTGAATGCTTAACCAGGGAACACTAAATGAATATGGGTCCCCAACTTTCCCTTATGAATTAGTTATTAATttgaataaatgttaaaattgatCACATCCCACCATCAAGTGAAAGTAAGAACTGTTATATTAGGTTCAAGCAAATCATGAGGACACTAGCATAAGCAGGTGATACAGACTCCAGTAACACGCAGTCTTGTTGCAATTGTCATCTTTCCATCAACTCTAACACACAGCCTCATGGGAAATTCCCTGTAATCAATTCCCtcagaaagaaaaaattcaggccttccattccttccttcctttctttatattacaaatatttctttaaaatatgctTGTACTGCCCCAAAGTGGACTGTTGCTGCCTTACAGTGCCATCTGGGAGGGCCCGGAAGGGTCACCAGGGAAGTAAACACTATCAATGGGCAGAACTTGTGGCTGTGTATCTGGTTCTTTCACCTGGAAACTTCCTCTCACCTGGAAAAGCAAGAGGACTTTGAGGccactgggcaacttagcaagaccctgtcttaaagtaaaataaaaagggctaaggatataACTCAGCGGTAGAGTACTCCAGGTGTAATTCCCCATGCtggaaagagaaggaaggaaagtgGGTGAGGtgaagggaaggaagaaggaaggaaaggaaggaaagggtGGATGAATTGATGGAGAGGAGGCTGAGTTGAGGTGGTAGACCTCTCAGAATGAGTGCAAATGATGGAGATATTTACATCTCCCAAATCAGCAAGAGTAGGAAAAATCAAGTAGACAAGATGATCCATCCCGTGGATGTCAATCAGTGTCTATCCTAGCTCTTCTTTGCTCAGTATATTCATGGGGAAAAATGTCACAGTAGTGTGGATAGGGGGTGTACATGGGTTCATCAAGGCTCATCTGGCTTAGTTTCTGATAAGTATCAAATATGCCACGCACAATGATGTGAACTGTCACTCAAGGACACTCATCCCCACAGATGGCAGGTTCATTTCACTGGATCTCTTTCATCATCTGGGGGAAGTGGTTTGTCTTTATTGGAGTAGAATCCTATTCTGGGTATGAATTTGCCTTTATTGCTCACAGTGTTTCTGCCAATTTCACATTCTAAAGATTTAATAAATGCCTTATTCATCATGTTGATATCCCATATGCCCTTCTTTTGACAAAGAAACTCAATTTATAGCAAAAGAGGTGAAGCAGTAAGTCTCATGCACATAGGAGTCACTGACCTTACAATGCATCCCATCTCTCAGAAGCAACTAGATTGGTTTAAGAATGGAGAATAACCTGCACTCCTAAAGACAGTTTTGGGTGCTGGCCAGATAGCAATCCCTGGCAGGTATGGGCACAGCCTGACAAGCTGAACTAGCAGTCAAAATGCAGAGCAGAATATATGGCCAGAACACACAAGTCTGGGAACCAAGAAGCAGGAGCACCTCTTCTCACTAGCCTTAAGAACCCAGTTGCAAAATATTTGCTTGCTTCTCCTCAACTTCAAATTCTGCTAGTTTATACCTTTTAGTTCCTAAGTGTGAAATGCACctacctttcttcctttctccttccctccctccctccctccctcccttccttccttccttccttccttccttccttccttccttccttccttctttccatttCTGCCAGAAATGAAATAATCATTTCATTGAACTGTAAGTGGAGATAGCCACCTAAGCTTTAGGACTCCACATGCAACTGAATTAACAGGCAAAGAAGGGTACAACTAATATATCTGAGGACAAAGAGGGAACACAATTGTGGCTATGTAATGGGAAGGAGAATTATTTCTAGAACCAGAGAACTCTCTGGAGAATATATTAGTACTTCTATGTGCAATTGCAAAAGTTAATGGAAAAATCAGCAAACCAATACAGGAAGATGTTTAATAATTAATAGCTCCATACCCAATCCTCTTGACCAGTATGTAATCCCATTGTAGAGAAGAGGACACACGGAATAGGGCCCTGGGTCTGAATACTAGCTCTGCCAATAGACACCAGTATCAAAATGGACAAGTTATTTCAGCTCCTGGACCTCATTTTCCTTCTCTTGGACTTCCTGTATGCCCTGTtgtttcttccttctcctctacCATTGAGAATATCAAATGGGTTAATGAGAATAAAAAATACACTTGTGTAAAATTCCACACCCTTGAGGGCTGTTAACAATGATTTCACTATCATCAAAGCCTGGGGACAAATCCTAACTGCTCACATCATTCATGCTCTAGGAGACGCCAGGATGTGATCCCTGAGGGATGGTAGGTGTGTGCCGGGGGAGCACTAGTATTAGGGAAAGTACCTCAAGAGGTCTGCCTGAAAGGAGGGGCCCAAGGGTTTAATGGGCCACGGCTCAGTCCCAGCCTGCTACTTCCACCAAGGCCTCTCAAGGAGAACTACAGAACACACCAGTGTGTATCAGGCTCAGCAGGTACGTGTTGCTGGGGATGGAGTACCCAGAGACAGGCAGAGAAAGCTGGAATGGAAAGACAAGGACAGGGGGACTCACAGGCTACAAACCCGGGCCAGAGGTTAGGAAGATGAATTAGATATACACAGAGGCAGGCACCCAGAATCCAGAGCTGTGAAACCTTGGGCCAGATACCTCAGTATATCAGGGGAAGAGAGGTGTGTTCACGGGAGGAATTCAAACCATCTTGGCTAAGGCCTTCCCACACAAAGACAAAGCTGACCACAGCAGAAACCATTGAAAACATGGAAAACCTTGAGCTCTTAAAAGTTCCAAGCTCTTTGTAAGCACTGCCTCATCATTCTCTCCATAGAGAAAACCCtatgaggtttcagagagggaaacaaggctcagaaagggggaagtgaattgtccaaggtcacacagctggaggTAGGAACAGGGATTGGAATCTAGCCCTCTCTAGCTAGTAGTAGAACCACTACGCTGCATGTGGCATAATAAAGGTGAGGTTGTGGCCTTGCAGAGAGGGCTAGCTAAGCAGAAGAGCACTCTCTCTTCCACTTTGGGGCATGGATCATGCAACATCTGTctcagaaagctctgctctgccaaacACAGAGAAGAGACACAGAAAATGGCTCATCGAATTGTAAGCCATCCAGGGATCCTTTCCTCAAACCCCTCACTGAACAGACTACAAAACAAAGACTCAGGGGCTCAAGGTCGCAGTAAGCAAGCAGCAAGACTGCTCCAGGAGCCAGGATCTTGGTTTCTAGGAGGGGCTCAGCCTTTTGCAGCAGGCTGGCTACAGAAATAACCTCTGCTCTTGCCCCTCATCAGCTGTGGCCTGTCCTTCTCTgaccctcagtttcttcatttgttgAAGCCACATAACCCCTCTGTGGCAGGGTTGTGTGAATGAAGAGAGGAGATGCTCATAAAAGTGCAGGATGTACATTCAGGTGACTTTCTGTCTTTTCCCCCTATAGCTGACTTATAGATAATTCCTTACAGGCAAGATCTGTGCCTTGAGATAGAGTCCTTTTGGCCCTAAGCACAGGATTGTATTCCTTAGAGGTAGCATATAAATCAGAACAACACAACCTTGAACTGTAAAATAAGTGTTAGAAAGCCCAGCCAAATTCCAATATTTCCTATGATGAACTAGTTGACTATGCTTTGAAGTATTAAATgttaaatcttttgaaaagtagtttTGATGACCCTACTTTGCTGGTGACCTAAGCCTGGGCTTCCTGTTAGACGGTCCAACAATGAAAATCTATGGACCATCTCTCCACCAGGATCTTAGCATCTGAAAAAAAACAGTGTacagaggagagaggaggaaggACAGCTAGACTTGGTGGCCTACTAGGGTCCCTTTAGTTTTGAACTTCTGAGTTTCTGTTCCTCCAATGTCCCAATTCAGCCTAACCCAGAAACAATAGCCAATGGCTTCTTCTGAGTGCCACAATGTCCAGGGAGGTACGGTTTGTGTCCCTCCTAGTTAGTGAATCTGTTGGAATGAGATCTGACTAACTGAGGGACAGCCCTCTGAATTTGGGACAAAGCAGTCTCATTCTTTTGCCTGGTTCTAGGACATTACTTCAAGGAAGCATTGGCATTGCCAGAAACCAATTTAGTATCTACCATAGAGAAACCCAGAGGAAAAGTTGAAATTTGGTTTTGTCTGAtattaacaattttaaaaaaggggggaaaCAGAATTCTTTGTCCTAATGTTTTCCCCTTGGAAATATGAATCCCCTTGGATTCTCCAGTAAAAAATGTAGAGAAGAAAGCACTGTCCTGGGAATCAAGGACCTGGCCCAGCTCCTAGCTGTACAGCCACTGGCTGTAGCACCTGGGAAAGCCCCTGCCCTCTCTCCACACAGTCTCTGGCCTATGGGAGaaggtattaaaatttttttaaagtattttccaGTTTTGATATTGTTGGTTTTACACATGAGAGATTTTTTGTTAAAAGAATGGAACATTAAAAGTGACTCTGAGGAAAACTACACATGGAATCATCAGGAATAAGGAGAGAATGATACAAATTTGACATGAGGGTCACTTAGTCCAAAGGACAAGCCTATAAAAGAGAAGAAATCAGTATTTCCTTTAGCTCAAAATCCCTAGGTCCTTGGGTTGAAGCACTCATTTCTGATTCCTCTGGGAGAGATCCTTTTGTCTTGGAGCAGCTACTGGGAGCAGGTCATCTCCAGGTCATCTCCATCAGCGAGGCTCCCCAGGACGCCTGCTGGGCAGGGTTAGTTGAGTGGTCAAGCACAAGCAACTGCTGGCTGCAGCAGCCACTGAGGAGGAACATTCAGTGAAATTGCAGAGATTGTCTGGATTCTCTTAGCAGAATTTTGGGAGAGGCTATTACCCAGACCCTAGTCAGGAATCACCCTTCCTGCCAAGAGTCACTTCCTTCACATTTAACAATGAAAAGAGCCCAATGCCCAGAGACAGGACCTGAGGATTCAGCTTAGATGGAGACAGAAGAACCACGACACCAAGCAAACAAGAGAAAGAAGCCAGTCCCTGGTTAATAATTATAACAGGAAGGCAGAGTGTTGTAGAAAATCAGTTCTCCCTAGCTACACTGTGACAAAGATgtccttttataaaaaaaaaaaaaaaaaaaaaaaaaaaaaacttgaagtaGTGCCAAAAGAGAAAGGGAATTAGGGTCCTGGCTTAAGAGATCCGATATCCCCCAAAGAGTCATATGGAACATGAAAAAGAACACAGAAGTTCTTCCACAGCACTTAACACAACTGCAATTAAGTAATTATATGATTCATTGCTTAATGTATTTCTTTGCTACTAAAATTTCAGTCCCATGAGGTTAGAAACCTTCTCCTGCTTGTTCCACTTCTCTACTGTACACCCAGCAAATGAAACATGGTTGTATTTTGTAGGTATTTTTTCTATacttaattttaaaaggaaagaggGAGTTACAGAATAGGATGAAGAGTCTGGGGATAGGACAGTCCCATTATCTATCCACTATAATTACTTGTCAATAAACACGATTATATTAATTATAGATTGATTACTCTGTAATTCTCATTCCAGAATTTCAGATTGTTCTCTTTCCAGTGAGCCTGGTTCCAAGATGTTCCCACGACTCACCTCCTGAGCCTTCAGCATTGACCCACCATGGAGATCACACCCTGTAATGGATCAGGGGACTCCTCCGTCACCTTCTACCTTACGGGCATTCCCTCTCTTCCAAAATCCCTCTTCCTTCCTATCTTCTTCATCTTCCTTCTCCTCTACCTACTTATCCTAGTGGGCAATGCCCTGATCCTGGTGGCTGTGGTGGCAGAGCCCAGCCTCCACaagcccatgtacttcttcctaatTAATCTCTCAGCCTTGGACATTCTCTTTACTACAACCACTATCCCCAAGATGCTGTCCCTATTCCTGCTTGGGGACCGCCTTCTCAGCTTCCCTGCCTGCTTTCTGCAGATGTACCTGTTCCATGGCTTCAGCTGCTCAGAAGCCTTCCTCCTGGTGGtcatggcctatgaccgctacATGGCCATCTGCCGCCCACTGCACTACCCCGTCCACATGACCCCACAGACTAACGCTGCACTGGCGGCCAGTGCCTGGCTCACCGCCCTCCTCCTGCCCATCCCAGCAGTGGTCCAGACCTCCCAGATGGCATTCGACAACCTTGCCTACATCTATCACTGCTTCTGTGACCACCTGGCTGTGGTCCAGGCCTCCTGCTCTGACACCACCCCCCAGGCCCTCATGGGCTTCTGCATCGCCATGGTGGTCTCCTTCCTCCCCCTTCTCCTGGTGCTTCTGTCCTACGCTCACATCCTGGCCTCGGTGCTTCGCATCAGATCCCGAGAAGGACGCTCCAAGGCCTTCTCCACCTGCAGCTCCCACCTCCTGGTGGTGGGCACCTACTACTCATCCATTGCCGTGGCCTATGTGGCCTACAGGGCCGACCTGCCCCTGGACTTCCACATCATGGGCAATGTGGCCTATGCTATTCTCACACCTGTCCTCAACCCCCTCATTTACACTCTGAGAAACAAGGATGTCAAAGCAGCCATTGCCAAAATAGCATGTCCCCAGGAGCCAAAGAACTCTGGGATTCCCTGACTCAGAGGGACAATTCCATCTTTTCTCATAAACACAGCAGTACAGAGAAAAGTAGAGAATTCAGGCAGCGAGGCAGAGCAATGAGTCTCACAGTATGTCCTAGGTATTCCTTCATT
Encoded proteins:
- the LOC143391289 gene encoding olfactory receptor 2AT4-like, yielding MEITPCNGSGDSSVTFYLTGIPSLPKSLFLPIFFIFLLLYLLILVGNALILVAVVAEPSLHKPMYFFLINLSALDILFTTTTIPKMLSLFLLGDRLLSFPACFLQMYLFHGFSCSEAFLLVVMAYDRYMAICRPLHYPVHMTPQTNAALAASAWLTALLLPIPAVVQTSQMAFDNLAYIYHCFCDHLAVVQASCSDTTPQALMGFCIAMVVSFLPLLLVLLSYAHILASVLRIRSREGRSKAFSTCSSHLLVVGTYYSSIAVAYVAYRADLPLDFHIMGNVAYAILTPVLNPLIYTLRNKDVKAAIAKIACPQEPKNSGIP